The DNA segment GACTCGGCGAGCGCGGCGTCCTCGGCGCGTACGGAGTCGACGGCGGCCATCACGCGGTCGGCGAGGCCCTCGGGTGCCTTGGGCGCGGGCACGCCGGCGAGCTGCGCCATGCCTCGCGCGGTGACGCGGCACGAGTCGCAGACGGCGCAGTGCGCCAGCGCCTCGTCCAGGTCGGGGACGGACCCCTTGCCCTCGTCGATGCTCCCGGCGATCGCTCGGAGCGCGCGTTCGCAGTCCATCTAGTCGTCATCTCCCACGCGAAGCATCGTCGCGAGCGCCCGCCGTGCGCGGAACACCCGCGACTTGACCGTTCCCACGGGCACGCCGAGCGCCTCGGCTGCGTCGGCGTAACTCAGGTCGAACAGCGCGACCGCGTTCAGGGCGTCGCGGTCCTCGGGCGCCAGCGCGCCCATCGCCGTCTCGACGGCGGCCTGCGTGACCACCTGGTCCGCGAGGTCGCCGGGAGCGACGGCTTCGACGTCGACCGGGTCGACCGGCGCGGGGCGGCGCCTGCCGGCGCGGAACATGTCGAGGCAGACGTTCCGCGTGATGCGGTACAGCCAGGTCGTGAAGGCCGACCGGCCGTCGAAGGTGTCCAGCGAGCGGTACACCTTGATGAACACCTCCTGAACCGCGTCCTCCGCCGACGTCCGGTCGCCGAAGAACCTCAGCGCATGACCGTAGACCGCGTCGAGGTGCGCGCGCATCAGCTTCTCGAACGCGTCGCGGTCGCCGCCTCGGGCGGCCTCGACGAGCGCGCTGTCGCTGGTGCGGTCGGCGGTCACGCTCGTCACTCTCGCCTTTCGACGCCGCGTCCGGTCAGTGGGTTCGCGCCCACGAGCATAGCGCGTCCGCGCGACGGGTGGGGCCGGGGCCGTGCGCTAGAATCGAGGCCCTATGGACGCCGCATTCACCCTCGAGGCCACCGATCCGCGCACGTCCGCACGCGCGGGCGTCCTGCACACCGCGCATGGCGATGTCGCGACGCCTGCGTTCATGCCGGTCGGCACGCGCGCCACCGTGAAGGGCCTCACCCCCGCGCATCTGCGTGACCTGGGCGTGGGGATCGTGCTGGCCAACGCGTACCACCTCTTCTTGCGGCCCGGCGCCGACGTCATCGCCGAGGCCGGCGGCATCCACTCGTTCATGGGCTGGGACGGCGCCGTGCTCACGGACTCGGGCGGCTTCCAGGTGTTCTCGCTGTCCGACACGCTGAAGGTCACCGACGAGGGCGTCGGGTTCCGCAGCATCGTGGACGGCGCGCAGCACTTCTGGTCGCCCGAGGACAACGTCGCGGTGCAGGAGGCGATCGGCGCCGACGTCATCATGCAGCTCGACGAGTGCCCGCCGTATCCGGCCGAGCAGTCGCGCGTGGCCGAGGCGGTGCGTCGTTCGGCCGAGTGGGCCGTGCGCTGCAAGGCCGCGCACCGGCGTGAGGGCCAGCTGCTCTTCGGCATCGTCCAGGGGGGCGTGTACCCGACTCTGCGTGCCGAGAGCGTCGAGCGCCTCACGCAGGTCGGGTTCCCCGGCTACGGCATCGGCGGCTACTCGGTGGGGGAGCCGCACGACCT comes from the Actinomycetota bacterium genome and includes:
- a CDS encoding RNA polymerase sigma factor, giving the protein MRAHLDAVYGHALRFFGDRTSAEDAVQEVFIKVYRSLDTFDGRSAFTTWLYRITRNVCLDMFRAGRRRPAPVDPVDVEAVAPGDLADQVVTQAAVETAMGALAPEDRDALNAVALFDLSYADAAEALGVPVGTVKSRVFRARRALATMLRVGDDD
- the tgt gene encoding tRNA guanosine(34) transglycosylase Tgt encodes the protein MDAAFTLEATDPRTSARAGVLHTAHGDVATPAFMPVGTRATVKGLTPAHLRDLGVGIVLANAYHLFLRPGADVIAEAGGIHSFMGWDGAVLTDSGGFQVFSLSDTLKVTDEGVGFRSIVDGAQHFWSPEDNVAVQEAIGADVIMQLDECPPYPAEQSRVAEAVRRSAEWAVRCKAAHRREGQLLFGIVQGGVYPTLRAESVERLTQVGFPGYGIGGYSVGEPHDLMLDSLAPVAASLPADAPRYLMGVGNPTTIVRAIGLGVDLFDCVLPTRTARLGTAFSSQGRLNLRNARFARDLGPLDPACSCATCAAHSRAYLSHLVRAKEMLAAVLLTQHNLHFLLDLTRRAREAVAEGRYAGFAAAWDASEAAADW